In a single window of the Streptomyces sp. NBC_00094 genome:
- a CDS encoding carbohydrate kinase family protein yields the protein MSTARGDQPQHHAGVDPLVCLREPTDPACDVFLTGTVFLDIIFTGLDSAPVRGTESWARGMGSSPGGVANMATALARLGLRTSLAAAFGDDHYGEYCWDALEQGEGIDLSLSRTVPGWHSPVTVSMAYEGERTMVSHGHEAPPLDGALPAYPPHARAAVASLVPGRTEEWVAQAARGGAKVFADVGWDDTGRWDLAGLTDLEHCEAFLPNAAEAMRYTRTDCPRAAARALADKVRYAVVTLGAEGAYAVDGATGETAEVPAIQVSALDPTGAGDVFVAGFVTGTLADWPLADRLAFAGLTAALSVQEFGGSLSAPTWGEIAAWWQHVQGHAKQDPEALRGRYAFLERLLPAPARPWPLRRAVPTIGFRAAAS from the coding sequence GTGAGCACAGCAAGGGGAGACCAGCCGCAACACCACGCCGGGGTCGACCCGTTGGTGTGCCTGCGCGAGCCCACCGACCCCGCCTGCGACGTCTTCCTGACCGGCACGGTCTTCCTCGACATCATCTTCACCGGCCTCGACAGCGCCCCCGTCCGCGGCACCGAGTCCTGGGCCCGCGGCATGGGATCCAGCCCCGGCGGCGTCGCCAACATGGCCACCGCCCTCGCCCGCCTCGGCCTGCGCACCTCCCTCGCCGCCGCCTTCGGCGACGACCACTACGGCGAGTACTGCTGGGACGCCCTGGAGCAGGGCGAGGGCATCGACCTCTCGCTCTCCCGCACCGTCCCCGGCTGGCACTCCCCGGTCACCGTCTCCATGGCCTACGAGGGCGAGCGCACGATGGTCTCCCACGGCCACGAGGCCCCACCGCTCGACGGCGCCCTGCCCGCCTACCCGCCGCACGCCCGCGCCGCCGTCGCCTCCCTCGTCCCCGGCCGCACCGAGGAGTGGGTCGCCCAGGCCGCCCGCGGCGGCGCCAAGGTCTTCGCCGACGTCGGCTGGGACGACACCGGCCGCTGGGACCTGGCGGGCCTCACCGACCTGGAGCACTGCGAGGCCTTCCTGCCCAACGCCGCCGAGGCCATGCGGTACACCCGCACCGACTGCCCCCGGGCCGCCGCCCGCGCCCTCGCCGACAAGGTCCGCTACGCCGTGGTCACCCTCGGCGCCGAGGGCGCCTACGCCGTCGACGGCGCCACCGGCGAGACCGCCGAGGTCCCCGCCATCCAGGTCTCCGCCCTCGACCCGACCGGCGCGGGCGACGTCTTCGTCGCCGGCTTCGTCACCGGCACCCTCGCCGACTGGCCCCTCGCCGACCGGCTCGCCTTCGCCGGCCTCACCGCCGCCCTCTCCGTGCAGGAGTTCGGCGGCTCGCTCTCCGCCCCCACCTGGGGCGAGATCGCCGCCTGGTGGCAACACGTCCAGGGCCACGCCAAGCAGGATCCCGAGGCCCTGCGCGGCCGCTACGCCTTCCTGGAGCGGCTCCTGCCCGCCCCCGCGCGCCCCTGGCCGCTGCGCCGCGCGGTGCCGACGATCGGCTTCCGTGCGGCCGCCTCGTAA
- a CDS encoding histidine triad nucleotide-binding protein, with amino-acid sequence MAGEPQSDCLFCKIVAGEVPATIVRETETTVAFRDINPQAPTHVLVIPRLHYPDAASLAAAAPTVAADVLREAGEVAAQEKVDGHGFRIVLNTGAGAGQTVFHAHAHVLGGRGLNWPPG; translated from the coding sequence ATGGCCGGAGAGCCGCAGAGCGACTGCCTGTTCTGCAAGATCGTGGCGGGGGAGGTGCCGGCGACGATCGTCCGCGAGACGGAGACGACCGTCGCGTTCCGCGACATCAACCCGCAGGCGCCCACGCACGTCCTCGTCATCCCGCGGCTCCACTACCCGGACGCGGCCTCCCTGGCCGCCGCCGCGCCGACCGTCGCCGCCGACGTGCTGCGCGAGGCCGGCGAGGTCGCCGCGCAGGAGAAGGTCGACGGCCACGGATTCCGGATCGTCCTCAACACCGGCGCCGGCGCCGGCCAGACCGTCTTCCACGCGCACGCGCACGTGCTGGGCGGCCGCGGCCTCAACTGGCCCCCCGGCTAG
- a CDS encoding 16S rRNA (uracil(1498)-N(3))-methyltransferase, which produces MTAPVFVVDTVPGPGSFLLDGPEGRHAVSVKRLREGEELVLADGRGRWAECVVLAAEGKDQLTVRIAEVHEDAEETPRITVVQALPKGDRGELAVETMTETGVDAIVPWAASRCITQWKGDRGLKALAKWRSTAREAGKQSRRTRFPEVADLMTTKQLAALLAAADFAAVLHEDRDHPSGALATAELPEKGSIVLIVGPEGGVSPDELAAFEAAGAKPYRLGRSVLRTSTAGTAATALVLGRTGRWS; this is translated from the coding sequence ATGACCGCACCCGTCTTCGTCGTCGACACCGTCCCCGGCCCCGGGAGCTTCCTCCTGGACGGGCCCGAGGGCCGGCACGCCGTCTCCGTGAAGCGGCTGCGGGAGGGCGAGGAGCTCGTCCTCGCCGACGGCCGGGGCCGCTGGGCGGAGTGCGTGGTGCTCGCCGCCGAGGGCAAGGACCAGCTGACCGTGCGGATCGCCGAGGTACACGAGGACGCCGAGGAGACGCCCCGGATCACCGTCGTCCAGGCGCTCCCCAAGGGCGACCGGGGCGAGCTCGCCGTGGAGACCATGACGGAGACCGGGGTGGACGCGATCGTGCCCTGGGCCGCCTCCCGCTGCATCACCCAGTGGAAGGGCGACAGGGGCCTCAAGGCGCTCGCCAAGTGGCGGTCCACCGCCCGCGAGGCCGGCAAGCAGTCGCGCCGCACCCGCTTCCCCGAGGTCGCCGACCTGATGACGACCAAGCAGCTCGCCGCCCTCCTCGCGGCCGCCGACTTCGCCGCCGTCCTGCACGAGGACCGCGACCACCCCAGCGGCGCGCTCGCCACCGCCGAACTCCCCGAGAAGGGCTCGATCGTGCTGATCGTCGGCCCCGAGGGCGGAGTCTCCCCGGACGAGCTCGCGGCCTTCGAGGCGGCCGGCGCGAAGCCGTACCGCCTCGGCCGCAGCGTCCTGCGCACCTCCACGGCCGGTACGGCGGCGACGGCCCTGGTCCTGGGGCGCACGGGCCGCTGGAGCTAG
- a CDS encoding MmcQ/YjbR family DNA-binding protein, which translates to MTPEQLRAFCLDFNDATEEFPFGPDVSVFKVAGKLFALSWLDAEPLRVNLKCDPDEAVRLREEHPAVAPGYHMNKRHWNTVTVGELPDRMVRELVEDSYDLVVAGLPKAVRLRLDRP; encoded by the coding sequence ATGACCCCCGAGCAGCTGCGCGCCTTCTGTCTGGACTTCAACGACGCGACGGAGGAGTTCCCCTTCGGCCCGGACGTCTCCGTCTTCAAGGTCGCCGGGAAGCTGTTCGCGCTGTCGTGGCTCGACGCCGAGCCGTTGCGGGTCAACCTCAAGTGCGATCCGGACGAGGCGGTACGGCTCCGCGAGGAGCATCCGGCGGTCGCCCCCGGCTATCACATGAACAAGCGGCACTGGAACACGGTGACCGTGGGAGAGCTCCCGGACCGGATGGTCCGGGAGCTCGTCGAGGACTCGTACGACCTCGTCGTCGCCGGGCTTCCCAAGGCGGTACGGCTCCGCCTCGACCGCCCGTAG
- a CDS encoding PhoH family protein, with protein MTHTPTAHDGAPHDGTPDQARAHFTVPAKHPMVSLLGSGDALLRVIEKSFPRADIHVRGNQVTAVGDAAEVALIQRLFDEMMLVLRTGQPMTEDAVERSIAMLRASENGSAEGGEETPAEVLTQNILSSRGRTIRPKTLNQKRYVDAIDKHTIVFGIGPAGTGKTYLAMAKAVQALQSKQVNRIILTRPAVEAGERLGFLPGTLYEKIDPYLRPLYDALHDMLDPDSIPKLMASGTIEVAPLAYMRGRAQPRFTNVLTPDGWRPIGDLQVGDLVIGSNGEPTPVLGVYPQGEKDVYRVSAQDGSWTLCCGEHLWTVRTASDKRRDKPWRVLETQEMIGNLRAAHARRYELPLLTAPVALPEREVPMDPYALGLLLGDGCLTGSTTPSFSSEDHELAEALEAALPGVRVRAKSGPDYVLNRIAAPGDVITQENPVTGMLRQLDLIGTRSHAKFVPDDYLYNSAEVRLAVLQGLLDSDGGPVTQKDRTCRIQYTTTSIVLRDDVIALVQSLGGVAYARRRAADGRTPGRAKGRPVEHRYDAHVVDIRLPEGIEPFRLARKRDTYHAAGGGGRPMRFIDSIEPAGREETVCIQVAAEDSLYVTQDYLLTHNTLNDAFIILDEAQNTNPEQMKMFLTRLGFDSKIVITGDVTQVDLPNGTKSGLRQVRDILDGVPDVHFSTLTSQDVVRHKLVGRIVDAYEQYDLRNESRDESRGEHRRGRNGK; from the coding sequence ATGACTCACACACCCACAGCCCACGACGGAGCGCCCCACGACGGGACGCCCGACCAGGCCCGCGCCCACTTCACCGTCCCCGCCAAGCATCCGATGGTGAGTCTGCTCGGCTCCGGCGACGCGCTTCTCCGCGTGATCGAGAAGTCGTTCCCGCGGGCCGACATCCATGTCCGGGGCAACCAGGTCACGGCGGTCGGGGACGCGGCGGAAGTCGCCCTGATACAGCGCCTGTTCGACGAGATGATGCTGGTGCTCCGCACCGGTCAGCCGATGACGGAGGACGCAGTGGAACGCTCGATCGCCATGCTCAGGGCGAGCGAGAACGGATCGGCGGAGGGCGGCGAGGAGACTCCCGCCGAGGTGCTCACGCAGAACATCCTCTCCAGCCGGGGACGCACGATCCGTCCCAAGACGCTCAACCAGAAGCGGTACGTCGACGCGATCGACAAGCACACGATCGTCTTCGGCATCGGACCCGCCGGCACCGGCAAGACCTACCTCGCCATGGCCAAGGCGGTCCAGGCCCTGCAGTCCAAGCAGGTCAACCGGATCATCCTGACCAGGCCCGCCGTCGAGGCGGGCGAGCGCCTCGGCTTCCTGCCCGGCACGCTCTACGAGAAGATCGACCCGTACCTGCGCCCGCTGTACGACGCGCTGCACGACATGCTCGACCCGGACTCGATCCCCAAGCTCATGGCGAGCGGGACGATCGAGGTCGCGCCGCTGGCTTATATGAGGGGCCGTGCGCAGCCGCGCTTCACGAACGTGCTGACGCCGGACGGCTGGCGCCCCATCGGCGACCTCCAGGTCGGTGACCTCGTCATCGGTTCGAACGGCGAGCCGACCCCCGTCCTCGGCGTCTACCCGCAGGGAGAGAAGGACGTCTATCGGGTCTCCGCCCAGGACGGTTCCTGGACCCTGTGCTGCGGTGAGCACCTGTGGACGGTCCGTACCGCCTCCGACAAGCGTCGTGACAAGCCGTGGCGGGTCCTGGAGACCCAGGAGATGATCGGCAACCTGCGGGCCGCGCACGCCCGCCGGTACGAGCTGCCGCTGCTCACCGCGCCGGTGGCCCTGCCCGAGCGCGAGGTCCCGATGGACCCGTACGCGCTGGGGCTGCTCCTGGGGGACGGGTGCCTGACCGGCTCCACCACACCCTCGTTCTCCAGCGAGGACCACGAGCTCGCCGAGGCGCTGGAAGCGGCTCTGCCCGGTGTCAGGGTCCGGGCGAAGAGCGGCCCGGACTACGTTCTGAACCGGATCGCCGCACCAGGCGACGTCATCACGCAGGAGAACCCCGTGACGGGGATGCTCCGACAGCTCGACCTCATCGGCACCCGTTCCCACGCGAAGTTCGTCCCGGACGACTACCTGTACAACTCGGCCGAGGTCCGTCTGGCGGTTCTCCAGGGGCTGCTCGACTCCGACGGCGGCCCGGTGACGCAGAAGGACCGAACCTGCCGGATCCAGTACACGACCACCTCGATCGTGCTCCGTGACGACGTGATCGCGCTGGTTCAGTCGCTGGGCGGCGTCGCATACGCCCGTCGCAGGGCGGCGGACGGCCGGACTCCGGGGCGAGCCAAGGGGCGCCCGGTCGAGCACCGCTACGACGCCCACGTCGTCGACATCCGCCTCCCCGAGGGCATCGAGCCCTTCCGGCTCGCCCGCAAGCGCGACACGTACCACGCGGCCGGAGGCGGCGGCAGGCCGATGCGGTTCATCGACTCCATCGAGCCCGCGGGGCGCGAGGAGACGGTCTGCATCCAGGTCGCGGCCGAGGACTCGCTGTACGTCACCCAGGACTACCTGCTGACGCACAACACGCTGAACGACGCGTTCATCATCCTCGACGAGGCGCAGAACACGAACCCCGAGCAGATGAAGATGTTCCTCACCCGCCTCGGCTTCGACTCGAAGATCGTCATCACCGGTGACGTGACCCAGGTCGACCTGCCGAACGGGACGAAGAGCGGTCTGCGGCAGGTCCGCGACATCCTGGACGGGGTCCCGGACGTCCACTTCTCGACGCTCACGTCGCAGGATGTCGTCCGGCACAAGCTCGTCGGCCGTATCGTCGACGCGTACGAGCAGTACGACCTCCGCAACGAAAGCCGCGACGAAAGCCGCGGCGAGCATCGGCGCGGCCGTAACGGGAAGTAG
- a CDS encoding hemolysin family protein, with amino-acid sequence MDISLILGAVALVVVAWLAACAEAGLARVSSFRAAEAVRSGRRGADKLAQVASDPTRYLNVALLVRVACEMAAGVLVTYACLEAFPETWEALLVAIAVMVLVSYVAVGVSPRTIGRQHPLNTATAAAYVLLPLARIMGPIPQLLILIGNALTPGKGFRKGPFASEAELRAMVDLAEQESLIEDDERRMVHSVFELGDTLVREVMVPRTDLVCIERYKTIRQALTLALRSGFSRIPVTGENEDDIVGIVYLKDLVRKTHINRDSEADLVSTAMRPAAFVPDTKNAGDLLREMQQERNHVAVVIDEYGGTAGIVTIEDILEEIVGEITDEYDRELPPVQDLGEDRHRVTARLDIGDLGELYGFGPDEYDDEDVETVGGLLAKALGRVPIAGAKAVVVLPDGRSLRLTAESPAGRRNKIVTVLVEPLEPQEPEESPA; translated from the coding sequence ATGGACATCTCGCTCATCCTCGGCGCGGTCGCCCTGGTCGTCGTCGCCTGGCTCGCCGCCTGCGCCGAGGCCGGGCTCGCCCGCGTCTCCAGCTTCCGCGCCGCCGAGGCCGTACGGTCCGGGCGGCGCGGGGCCGACAAGCTCGCCCAGGTCGCCTCCGACCCGACCCGCTACCTCAACGTGGCGCTGCTGGTCCGCGTCGCCTGCGAGATGGCGGCCGGGGTGCTCGTCACGTACGCCTGCCTGGAGGCCTTCCCGGAGACCTGGGAGGCGCTGCTCGTCGCCATCGCCGTCATGGTCCTCGTCTCGTACGTGGCCGTCGGCGTCTCGCCGCGCACGATCGGCCGCCAGCACCCGCTGAACACGGCGACCGCCGCCGCGTACGTCCTGCTGCCGCTCGCCCGGATCATGGGGCCGATCCCGCAGCTGCTCATCCTCATCGGCAACGCGCTGACGCCGGGCAAGGGGTTCCGCAAGGGCCCGTTCGCCTCCGAGGCCGAGCTGCGGGCCATGGTCGACCTCGCCGAGCAGGAGTCGCTGATCGAGGACGACGAGCGCCGGATGGTGCACTCCGTCTTCGAGCTCGGGGACACGCTCGTACGGGAGGTCATGGTGCCCCGCACCGACCTCGTCTGCATCGAGCGGTACAAGACGATCCGGCAGGCCCTCACGCTCGCGCTGCGCTCCGGCTTCTCCCGGATCCCGGTCACCGGTGAGAACGAGGACGACATCGTCGGCATCGTGTACCTGAAGGACCTGGTCCGCAAGACGCACATCAACCGCGACTCCGAGGCGGACCTCGTGTCGACCGCGATGCGGCCCGCCGCCTTCGTGCCGGACACCAAGAACGCCGGCGACCTGCTGCGCGAGATGCAGCAGGAGCGCAACCACGTCGCCGTCGTCATCGACGAGTACGGCGGCACGGCCGGCATCGTCACCATCGAGGACATCCTGGAGGAGATCGTCGGCGAGATCACCGACGAGTACGACCGGGAGCTGCCGCCCGTCCAGGACCTGGGCGAGGACCGCCACCGCGTCACCGCGCGCCTCGACATCGGCGACCTCGGCGAGCTGTACGGCTTCGGCCCCGACGAGTACGACGACGAGGACGTGGAGACCGTCGGCGGACTCCTCGCCAAGGCCCTCGGCCGGGTCCCGATCGCGGGCGCGAAGGCGGTCGTGGTGCTCCCGGACGGGCGGTCGCTGCGGCTCACCGCCGAGTCGCCGGCCGGCCGCCGGAACAAGATCGTCACCGTGCTCGTGGAACCGCTGGAACCGCAGGAACCGGAGGAGAGCCCGGCATGA
- the ybeY gene encoding rRNA maturation RNase YbeY encodes MSIDVNNESGTEVDEQAILDIARYALARMRIHPLSELSVIVIDAEAMEQLHIQWMDLPGPTDVMSFPMDELRPPTKDDEEPPQGLLGDIVLCPEVATQQGKDAPTEHSMDEELQLLTVHGVLHLLGYDHEEPEEKAEMFGLQAAIVDGWRAEKGFTGPSPAPTVS; translated from the coding sequence ATGTCGATCGACGTCAACAACGAGTCCGGTACCGAGGTCGACGAGCAGGCGATCCTCGACATCGCCCGCTACGCGCTCGCGCGCATGCGCATCCACCCGCTCTCCGAGCTCTCCGTGATCGTCATCGACGCGGAAGCCATGGAGCAGCTCCACATCCAGTGGATGGACCTGCCGGGGCCGACGGACGTCATGTCCTTCCCGATGGACGAGCTGCGTCCGCCGACGAAGGACGACGAGGAGCCCCCGCAGGGGCTCCTCGGCGACATCGTGCTCTGCCCCGAGGTCGCCACCCAGCAGGGCAAGGACGCGCCGACGGAGCACTCCATGGACGAGGAGCTGCAGCTCCTCACCGTCCACGGGGTGCTGCACCTCCTCGGGTACGACCACGAGGAGCCCGAGGAGAAGGCCGAGATGTTCGGCCTCCAGGCGGCGATCGTCGACGGCTGGCGTGCGGAGAAGGGCTTCACCGGCCCGTCTCCCGCGCCGACCGTCTCCTGA
- a CDS encoding adenosine deaminase, whose protein sequence is MPLPKAELHLHIEGTLEPELAFALAARNGVTLPYADTAALREAYRFSDLQSFLDLYYGLMAVLRTAEDFTELADAYLERAAAQGVRHAEIFFDPQAHTARGVPIGTVIEGLGASLDRAEERYGISTRLILCFLRDESAESALATLEAAKPYLDRITGVGLDSAEVGHPPAKFREVYEEAARLGLRRVAHAGEEGPADYVREALDILGVERVDHGLRCMEDPELVDRLARERVPLTLCPLSNVRLRVIDTLADHPLRAMMAAGLLVTVNSDDPAYFGGYVGDNFSGVREALGLSPEQLRELARNSFEASFLEDDEARRARYLAEVEAYEFGAE, encoded by the coding sequence ATGCCCCTCCCCAAGGCCGAACTGCACCTCCACATCGAAGGCACCCTCGAACCCGAGCTGGCCTTCGCGCTCGCCGCGCGCAACGGCGTCACCCTGCCGTACGCGGACACCGCCGCCCTGCGCGAGGCGTACCGGTTCAGCGACCTCCAGTCCTTCCTGGACCTCTACTACGGACTGATGGCGGTCCTGCGCACCGCCGAGGACTTCACGGAGCTCGCCGACGCCTATCTGGAGCGGGCCGCCGCCCAGGGCGTCCGGCACGCCGAGATCTTCTTCGACCCGCAGGCGCACACCGCGCGCGGAGTCCCGATCGGCACCGTGATCGAGGGGCTCGGCGCCTCCCTCGACCGCGCCGAGGAGCGGTACGGGATCTCGACCCGGCTCATCCTGTGCTTCCTGCGCGACGAGTCCGCCGAGTCGGCCCTGGCCACCCTGGAGGCCGCGAAGCCGTACCTGGACCGGATCACCGGCGTCGGCCTGGACTCGGCGGAGGTGGGCCACCCGCCCGCGAAGTTCCGCGAGGTGTACGAGGAGGCCGCCCGGCTCGGCCTGCGCCGGGTCGCCCACGCGGGGGAGGAGGGCCCGGCCGACTACGTCCGCGAGGCCCTCGACATCCTCGGTGTGGAGCGCGTCGACCACGGTCTGCGCTGCATGGAGGACCCGGAGCTCGTCGACCGGCTGGCCCGCGAGCGGGTGCCGCTGACGCTCTGCCCGCTGTCGAACGTCCGGCTCCGTGTCATCGACACGCTCGCCGACCATCCGCTGCGGGCGATGATGGCGGCGGGGCTGCTGGTGACGGTGAACTCCGACGACCCGGCGTACTTCGGGGGGTACGTGGGCGACAACTTCTCCGGGGTACGGGAGGCACTGGGGCTGTCGCCGGAGCAGCTCCGGGAGCTCGCCCGCAACTCCTTCGAGGCGTCGTTCCTGGAGGACGACGAGGCGCGCAGGGCGCGGTACCTCGCGGAGGTCGAGGCGTACGAGTTCGGCGCCGAGTAG
- a CDS encoding ribonuclease Z, producing the protein MSVRELVVLGTASQVPTRHRNHNGYLLRWDGQGILFDPGEGTQRQMLRAGVAAHDLDRICVTHFHGDHSLGLAGVIQRINLDQVPHPVTAHYPASGQHFFERLRYATAYRETVKLTESPVAADGPLAVTETYTLDARRLSHPVESYGYRLTEPDGRRILPERLAAHGITGPDVGRIQREGSLNGVSLDEVSEVRRGQRFAFVMDTRLCDGVHALAEGADMLVIESTFLDEDVRLATDHGHLTAGQAAAVARDAGVRHLVLTHFSQRYSDPAEFERQARAAGFDGELSIAQDLMRVPVPKR; encoded by the coding sequence GTGTCCGTACGCGAACTGGTCGTCCTCGGGACCGCCAGCCAGGTCCCGACCCGGCACCGCAACCACAACGGCTACCTGCTGCGCTGGGACGGCCAGGGCATCCTCTTCGACCCCGGCGAGGGCACCCAGCGGCAGATGCTGCGGGCCGGGGTCGCCGCGCACGACCTCGACCGGATCTGCGTGACGCACTTCCACGGAGACCACTCGCTCGGCCTGGCCGGGGTGATCCAGCGGATCAACCTCGACCAGGTCCCGCACCCGGTCACCGCCCACTACCCGGCGAGCGGACAGCACTTCTTCGAGCGGCTGCGGTACGCCACGGCCTACCGCGAGACCGTGAAGCTGACCGAGTCGCCCGTCGCCGCCGACGGGCCGCTCGCCGTCACCGAGACGTACACCCTCGACGCGCGCAGGCTCTCGCACCCCGTCGAGTCGTACGGCTACCGCCTCACCGAGCCCGACGGGCGCCGCATCCTGCCCGAGCGGCTCGCCGCGCACGGCATCACGGGCCCCGACGTGGGCCGGATCCAGCGCGAGGGCTCCCTGAACGGCGTGAGCCTCGACGAGGTCAGCGAGGTCCGGCGCGGGCAGCGCTTCGCCTTCGTCATGGACACCCGCCTCTGCGACGGGGTGCACGCCCTCGCCGAGGGCGCCGACATGCTCGTCATCGAGTCGACCTTCCTCGACGAGGACGTCCGCCTCGCCACCGACCACGGCCATCTGACGGCCGGCCAGGCCGCGGCGGTCGCACGGGACGCGGGCGTACGCCACCTCGTCCTCACCCACTTCTCGCAGCGCTACTCCGACCCGGCCGAGTTCGAGCGGCAGGCGCGGGCGGCCGGGTTCGACGGCGAACTGAGCATTGCCCAGGACCTCATGCGGGTCCCCGTACCGAAGAGATAG
- a CDS encoding MFS transporter: MSSRTRGSGALVALVALFTAGYLAPYLLPTVVGRLASGLGLSPAQAGLVGSVLLLGSSTAGFTLAARGERIGPRRAARAGLLAMAVGYGSAAATHTVSLVVAGAVLGGLGSGTATAVAAAGIAGQRDPHRASALGLLTVSATAGALYLTLPHLGGGHAPPLLAIACAAALVWPLTARLASGTRARAGRTEASPTGPLPYRRAGAVLAGGILCWSLAQNALWGVSGRIGLTQAGLSEVTVGAVFAAALGAGLAGVTAAGALGSRLGRAVPIGVGTVLIAGCVLLSSAAGNLASFATGEILWNAVYPVVLSYLLGLAASLDPRGRWAVLVGSASSLGVACGPVVGSLLSESAGYTGMGVVLCALLLLVAIPMTAVARHAAGRPLVPGSVRRRGGAPAAVLAGTASATSALVPQMGAPEQTVTPIPVPAGRRRLAKSAFRLARPSDRG, from the coding sequence ATGTCCTCGCGGACTCGCGGCTCGGGGGCCCTCGTCGCCCTCGTCGCCCTCTTCACGGCCGGCTATCTCGCCCCGTACCTGCTGCCGACCGTCGTCGGCCGGCTCGCCTCCGGTCTCGGCCTCAGCCCCGCCCAGGCGGGCCTGGTCGGCTCCGTACTGCTGCTCGGCTCCTCCACCGCCGGCTTCACGCTCGCCGCGCGCGGGGAGCGGATCGGCCCCCGCCGGGCGGCCCGCGCGGGCCTCCTCGCCATGGCCGTCGGATACGGCTCCGCCGCAGCGACCCACACCGTGTCCCTGGTGGTCGCGGGCGCGGTCCTCGGCGGCCTCGGTTCGGGCACGGCGACGGCGGTGGCCGCGGCCGGGATCGCCGGACAGCGCGACCCGCACCGGGCCTCGGCCCTGGGCCTGCTCACGGTCTCGGCCACGGCGGGCGCCCTCTACCTGACCCTCCCCCACCTGGGCGGCGGCCACGCGCCCCCGCTGCTCGCGATCGCCTGCGCGGCGGCCCTGGTGTGGCCGCTGACGGCCCGGCTGGCGTCCGGCACGCGCGCGCGTGCCGGACGTACGGAGGCGTCCCCCACGGGCCCGCTGCCGTACCGCCGGGCCGGTGCGGTGCTCGCCGGCGGCATCCTCTGCTGGTCCCTCGCGCAGAACGCGCTCTGGGGCGTGAGCGGCCGCATCGGGCTGACGCAGGCCGGGCTCTCCGAGGTCACCGTCGGCGCGGTCTTCGCGGCGGCGCTCGGCGCGGGGCTCGCCGGGGTCACGGCGGCGGGCGCGCTCGGCTCCCGCCTGGGCCGGGCCGTGCCGATCGGCGTCGGCACCGTCCTCATCGCGGGGTGCGTACTGCTGAGCTCGGCGGCCGGGAACCTGGCGTCCTTCGCGACCGGCGAGATCCTGTGGAACGCCGTCTACCCGGTCGTCCTCTCCTACCTCCTGGGCCTCGCCGCCTCCCTGGACCCGCGCGGCCGCTGGGCCGTCCTGGTCGGCTCGGCGTCCTCCCTGGGCGTGGCCTGCGGCCCGGTCGTCGGCAGCCTGCTCTCGGAGAGCGCCGGGTACACGGGCATGGGCGTGGTCCTCTGCGCCCTGCTCCTGCTCGTCGCGATCCCCATGACGGCGGTCGCCCGCCACGCCGCGGGCCGCCCCCTGGTCCCGGGCTCGGTCCGCCGCCGCGGCGGCGCCCCCGCTGCGGTCCTCGCGGGCACGGCCTCGGCGACCTCGGCCCTCGTCCCCCAGATGGGCGCCCCGGAACAGACGGTCACCCCGATCCCGGTCCCGGCGGGCCGGCGCCGCCTGGCGAAGTCGGCGTTCCGACTGGCGAGGCCGAGCGACCGGGGCTGA